One Pseudomonas sp. AN-1 genomic region harbors:
- a CDS encoding flagellar hook-length control protein FliK, giving the protein MDISIIGAGNLAAARTRSGQNPAASEDSFARHLQQAAGSAPAAPGASAADPASGAGAERSPTEAAPPRAAAASPATDPLQPAPLPDNSALLPLPAGQPLAAATPDVATAELAARTEQAVDALDEIRRRLALIEQAGQLPTETAAAFAPQPAQAGWPLAGTGPAPAGSPAAATAGESVPSLLDRPARASASGGDPLPQSAPPAATTASTAAAGSEQAQPEAFASLAATGDAPASDGQLFGLTAPGAAQAQPTPSAAPGAAASGAAASGAAAPVTLGAPLASREWQQDLGLQLIGLHQRGEQQIELHLHPSELGPLSVSLRLGELGAQAQFLSAHPQVRAAVEQAIPQLREALAAQGISLGETSVGAQHQPQGDQQAGSGAGNRQSAGTAAVADGGDEPRVQAAQRALLGQVDLYA; this is encoded by the coding sequence ATGGACATCAGCATCATCGGCGCCGGCAACCTCGCCGCCGCCCGGACACGCAGCGGCCAGAACCCGGCCGCCAGCGAGGACAGCTTCGCCCGCCATCTGCAGCAGGCGGCGGGCAGCGCTCCGGCCGCCCCCGGCGCCAGCGCGGCGGATCCGGCCAGCGGTGCTGGCGCAGAGCGGTCGCCCACCGAGGCAGCACCGCCCCGGGCAGCGGCCGCCAGCCCGGCGACAGACCCGCTGCAACCCGCTCCCCTGCCGGACAACAGCGCCCTGCTCCCCCTGCCCGCCGGCCAGCCGCTGGCGGCGGCTACACCGGATGTCGCCACGGCGGAGCTGGCCGCCCGCACGGAGCAGGCTGTCGATGCCCTCGACGAGATCCGTCGGCGCCTGGCGCTGATCGAGCAGGCCGGCCAGCTGCCGACCGAGACGGCGGCGGCCTTCGCCCCCCAGCCGGCCCAGGCCGGCTGGCCACTGGCCGGAACCGGGCCGGCGCCGGCAGGCAGCCCGGCCGCGGCCACCGCCGGCGAGAGCGTGCCCAGCCTGCTCGACCGCCCCGCCCGGGCCAGCGCAAGCGGCGGGGACCCGCTGCCGCAGTCGGCGCCGCCAGCCGCCACGACCGCGAGCACCGCGGCCGCCGGCAGCGAGCAAGCCCAACCCGAAGCCTTCGCCAGCCTGGCCGCCACCGGCGATGCCCCGGCAAGCGACGGCCAGCTGTTCGGCCTGACGGCGCCCGGCGCAGCCCAGGCACAGCCCACTCCATCGGCAGCGCCGGGCGCCGCTGCGTCGGGCGCCGCCGCGTCGGGCGCCGCTGCGCCGGTCACCCTCGGCGCCCCGCTGGCCAGCCGCGAATGGCAGCAGGATCTCGGCCTGCAGCTGATCGGCCTGCACCAGCGTGGCGAACAGCAGATCGAGCTGCACCTGCACCCCAGCGAGCTGGGACCGCTGTCGGTCAGCCTCAGGCTCGGCGAGCTGGGCGCCCAGGCGCAGTTCCTCTCCGCCCATCCGCAGGTGCGCGCCGCCGTAGAACAGGCCATCCCGCAGCTGCGCGAGGCCCTGGCGGCCCAGGGCATCAGCCTGGGCGAAACCTCGGTGGGCGCGCAGCACCAGCCGCAGGGCGACCAGCAGGCCGGCAGCGGCGCGGGCAATCGCCAGAGCGCCGGCACTGCCGCCGTGGCCGACGGCGGCGACGAGCCGCGCGTGCAGGCAGCGCAGCGAGCCCTGCTCGGCCAGGTCGACCTGTACGCCTGA
- the fliL gene encoding flagellar basal body-associated protein FliL has product MANPESTGKSTPWLVIVLLILLCSGGSAAGIYFLMGSGKLSSLTGGAEAEPSAPVKSPTPLFVPISPFTVNLQAEPGEQRLLYIGLSLKVGDKATEALLKEHMPEVRSRLLMLMASQKAAELVTPAGKDALTAQILALFGTPLTSPQPPLAIDGVLFSDFIVQ; this is encoded by the coding sequence ATGGCCAACCCCGAATCCACCGGCAAATCCACTCCCTGGCTGGTGATCGTCCTGCTGATCCTGCTCTGCTCGGGCGGCAGTGCGGCAGGCATCTACTTCCTGATGGGCAGCGGCAAGCTGAGCAGCCTGACGGGCGGCGCCGAGGCGGAGCCGAGCGCACCGGTCAAGTCGCCGACGCCGCTGTTCGTGCCGATCAGCCCGTTCACCGTCAACCTGCAGGCCGAGCCGGGCGAGCAGCGCCTGCTGTACATCGGCCTGTCGCTGAAGGTCGGCGACAAGGCCACCGAGGCCCTGCTCAAGGAGCACATGCCCGAGGTACGCAGCCGCCTGCTGATGCTGATGGCCAGCCAGAAGGCCGCCGAGCTGGTCACCCCGGCCGGCAAGGACGCCCTGACCGCGCAGATCCTCGCCCTGTTCGGCACCCCGCTGACCAGCCCGCAGCCGCCGCTGGCGATCGACGGCGTGCTGTTCTCCGACTTCATCGTGCAGTAG
- the fliM gene encoding flagellar motor switch protein FliM: MAQNDLLSQEEIDALLKGVTGEDESQDSESAVQLRVRPYDPATQRRVIRGRLPALEIINERFARRFRMALFNLIRRSADITVDSVRYQSYSEFARNVPVPTNLNLIAMKPLRGTALVVFPPSLVFMVVDNLFGGDGRFLTKNEGREFTNTEQRIIRRLLGLALEAYTDAWRAVYPLEIDFLRSEMQVKFANITSSPNEIVVNTTFHLEVGNLASDFNICIPYSMIEPLRDLLNGPLTDSNPAEDRQWSQRIAGEIRQSQVELIADFVEIPTSIARIMALKIGDVLPIELPEQVSARVDGVPVMHCEYGSQNGLRALRVTRLVDHTPPSAKASADLFAKGAVPAAKESNHD, from the coding sequence ATGGCCCAGAACGATCTGCTCTCGCAGGAAGAGATCGACGCCCTGCTCAAGGGCGTCACCGGCGAGGACGAGTCCCAGGACAGCGAGAGCGCCGTCCAGCTGCGCGTGCGCCCCTACGATCCGGCCACCCAGCGGCGGGTGATCCGCGGCCGCCTGCCGGCCCTGGAGATCATCAACGAGCGCTTCGCCCGGCGCTTCCGCATGGCGCTGTTCAACCTGATCCGGCGCAGCGCCGACATCACCGTGGACAGCGTGCGCTACCAGAGCTACAGCGAGTTCGCCCGCAACGTGCCGGTGCCGACCAACCTCAACCTGATCGCCATGAAGCCGCTGCGCGGCACCGCGCTGGTGGTGTTCCCGCCGAGCCTGGTGTTCATGGTGGTCGACAACCTGTTCGGCGGCGATGGCCGCTTCCTCACCAAGAACGAGGGCCGCGAGTTCACCAACACCGAGCAGCGCATCATCCGCCGTCTGCTGGGGCTGGCGCTGGAGGCCTACACCGACGCCTGGCGCGCGGTCTATCCGCTGGAAATCGACTTCCTGCGCTCGGAGATGCAGGTCAAGTTCGCCAACATCACCAGCTCGCCCAACGAGATCGTGGTGAACACCACCTTCCATCTGGAAGTCGGCAACCTGGCCAGCGACTTCAACATCTGCATCCCCTACTCGATGATCGAGCCGCTGCGCGACCTGCTCAACGGGCCGCTGACCGACAGCAATCCCGCCGAGGATCGCCAGTGGAGCCAGCGCATTGCCGGCGAGATCCGCCAGTCGCAGGTGGAACTGATCGCCGACTTCGTCGAGATCCCCACCAGCATCGCGCGGATCATGGCGCTGAAGATCGGCGACGTGCTGCCCATCGAGCTGCCCGAGCAGGTCAGCGCCCGGGTCGACGGCGTGCCGGTGATGCACTGCGAATACGGCAGCCAGAACGGCCTGCGTGCCCTGCGGGTCACCCGCCTGGTCGACCACACGCCGCCCTCAGCCAAGGCTTCCGCCGATCTGTTCGCCAAGGGCGCCGTGCCTGCGGCCAAGGAATCCAACCATGACTGA
- the fliN gene encoding flagellar motor switch protein FliN, which produces MTDPNSPEQSGLDADWASAMAEQTTAAPAIEDDPWAAAFAEQAAATPPAASVKSAGESVFKPLDKGPGSTGMRDLEMIMDIPVKLSVELGRTRITIKQLLELAQGSVIELDGLAGEPMDILINGYLIAQGEVVVVEDKYGIRITEIITPSERVQKLNR; this is translated from the coding sequence ATGACTGATCCGAACTCCCCCGAGCAATCCGGCCTCGACGCCGACTGGGCCAGCGCCATGGCCGAGCAGACCACCGCCGCGCCGGCCATCGAGGACGATCCCTGGGCCGCCGCCTTCGCCGAACAGGCCGCCGCCACGCCGCCGGCCGCCAGCGTGAAGAGCGCCGGGGAAAGCGTGTTCAAGCCGCTGGACAAGGGGCCCGGCAGCACCGGCATGCGCGACCTGGAGATGATCATGGACATCCCGGTCAAGCTCAGCGTCGAGCTCGGCCGCACGCGCATCACCATCAAGCAGCTGCTCGAACTGGCCCAGGGCTCGGTGATCGAGCTGGACGGCCTGGCCGGCGAGCCGATGGACATCCTGATCAACGGCTACCTGATCGCCCAGGGCGAGGTGGTGGTGGTGGAGGACAAGTACGGCATCCGCATCACCGAGATCATCACCCCGTCCGAACGCGTGCAGAAGCTCAACCGATGA
- the fliO gene encoding flagellar biosynthetic protein FliO, with protein MSSLAPAEQAAGSGDALLGMAALGKTGLALLLVIGLILLCSWLLRRLSAGQQLPGQPLRVRGSTALGQRERVVIVEVEGTWLVLGVTPGQISKLHELPAPPAASAQPGAAVPAGSFAARLAQALKHNLGGAASRQP; from the coding sequence ATGAGCAGCCTCGCTCCCGCCGAGCAGGCCGCCGGCAGCGGCGACGCCCTGCTCGGCATGGCCGCACTGGGCAAGACCGGCCTCGCCCTGCTGCTGGTGATCGGCCTGATCCTGCTGTGCAGCTGGCTGCTGCGGCGCCTCAGCGCCGGCCAGCAGCTGCCCGGCCAGCCGCTCAGGGTGCGCGGCAGCACCGCGCTGGGCCAGCGCGAGCGGGTGGTGATCGTCGAGGTCGAAGGCACCTGGCTGGTGCTCGGCGTCACCCCCGGGCAGATCAGCAAGCTGCACGAGCTGCCGGCACCGCCAGCCGCCAGCGCGCAGCCCGGCGCGGCCGTGCCCGCCGGCAGCTTCGCCGCGCGCCTGGCCCAGGCGCTCAAGCACAACCTGGGCGGCGCAGCGTCGCGCCAGCCATGA
- the fliP gene encoding flagellar type III secretion system pore protein FliP (The bacterial flagellar biogenesis protein FliP forms a type III secretion system (T3SS)-type pore required for flagellar assembly.) has translation MIRPLRRHLPALLALLLLPGLALAETGLPGVISKPLADGSQQWSLSLQSLLLLSSMAFLPAMLLMMTGFTRIIIVLGLLRTALGTPSTPPNQVLVGLALFLTFFVMSPVLTKVHEQAWQPFSRDEINFEQFIATGSQPFREFMLGQTRETDLALFARLAQVGDIQGPEQVPMRVLLPAFVTSELKTAFQIGFTIFIPFLIIDLVVASVLMALGMMMVPPATISLPFKLMLFVLVDGWQLLIGSLAQSFYT, from the coding sequence ATGATCCGTCCGCTGCGTCGCCACCTGCCGGCCCTGCTGGCGCTGCTCCTGCTGCCGGGCCTGGCCCTGGCCGAAACCGGCCTGCCCGGGGTGATCAGCAAGCCGCTGGCCGACGGCAGCCAGCAGTGGTCGCTGAGCCTGCAGAGCCTGCTGCTGCTCAGCTCGATGGCCTTCCTGCCGGCCATGCTGCTGATGATGACCGGCTTCACCCGCATCATCATCGTCCTCGGCCTGCTGCGCACCGCGCTCGGCACGCCGTCGACGCCGCCCAACCAGGTGCTGGTCGGCCTGGCGCTGTTCCTCACCTTCTTCGTCATGTCGCCGGTGCTGACCAAGGTGCACGAACAGGCCTGGCAGCCGTTCTCCCGCGACGAGATCAACTTCGAGCAGTTCATCGCCACCGGCAGCCAGCCGTTTCGCGAGTTCATGCTCGGCCAGACCCGCGAGACCGACCTGGCACTGTTCGCCCGCCTGGCCCAGGTCGGCGACATCCAGGGGCCGGAGCAGGTGCCGATGCGCGTGCTGCTGCCGGCGTTCGTCACCAGCGAGCTGAAGACCGCCTTCCAGATCGGCTTCACCATCTTCATCCCGTTCCTGATCATCGACCTCGTGGTGGCCAGCGTGCTGATGGCCCTCGGCATGATGATGGTGCCGCCGGCGACCATTTCGCTGCCGTTCAAGCTGATGCTGTTCGTGCTGGTGGACGGCTGGCAGCTGTTGATCGGCTCGCTGGCGCAGAGCTTCTATACCTGA
- the fliQ gene encoding flagellar biosynthesis protein FliQ translates to MTPESVMDLAYQGMRVTLFMAGPLLLTALLVGLLISLFQAATQINEMTLSFIPKILAVFTVLVLAGPWMIKLIVDFTRELFGNIPLMLG, encoded by the coding sequence ATGACACCCGAATCGGTCATGGACCTCGCCTACCAGGGCATGCGCGTCACCCTGTTCATGGCCGGCCCGCTGCTGCTCACCGCGCTGCTGGTGGGCCTGTTGATCAGCCTGTTCCAGGCCGCCACCCAGATCAACGAGATGACCCTGTCGTTCATCCCCAAGATCCTCGCGGTGTTCACCGTGCTGGTGCTGGCCGGCCCCTGGATGATCAAGCTGATCGTCGACTTCACCCGCGAGCTGTTCGGCAACATCCCGCTGATGCTCGGCTGA
- the fliR gene encoding flagellar biosynthetic protein FliR, with translation MVEVDFAQLQQWLTAFFWPFVRLSAFLAASPLWGHSSIPMRAKIGLAVLLAVLLGPTLPPLPAVPLVSWASLGIVLEQTLIGIAIGLTMRVTFAVVQAAGEIIGLQMGLGFASFFAPDTGTNTMILSRLLYMLSLLMFLALDGHLLVLEILAGSFTSLPIGQALDLAAGEILVRHAGVIFASGLLLALPLVAALLTINLAMGILNRASPQLTVFSIGFPLTMLVGLVLLMVLMNDLGRFLEMLFGDALLFLRQLVASLVLAN, from the coding sequence ATGGTCGAGGTCGACTTCGCCCAGCTGCAGCAGTGGCTGACCGCCTTCTTCTGGCCGTTCGTGCGCCTGAGCGCCTTCCTCGCCGCCTCGCCGCTGTGGGGCCATTCCAGCATCCCGATGCGGGCGAAGATCGGCCTGGCCGTGCTGCTCGCGGTGCTGCTCGGGCCGACCCTGCCGCCGCTGCCGGCGGTGCCGCTGGTGTCCTGGGCGAGCCTGGGCATCGTTCTCGAGCAGACGCTGATCGGCATCGCCATCGGCCTGACCATGCGGGTGACCTTCGCCGTGGTGCAGGCCGCCGGCGAGATCATCGGCCTGCAGATGGGCCTGGGCTTCGCCAGCTTCTTCGCCCCGGACACCGGCACCAACACCATGATCCTCTCGCGGCTGCTGTACATGCTCAGCCTGCTGATGTTCCTGGCGCTGGACGGTCATCTGCTGGTGCTGGAAATCCTCGCCGGCAGCTTCACCAGCCTGCCGATCGGCCAGGCGCTGGATCTCGCCGCCGGCGAGATTCTCGTCCGCCATGCCGGGGTGATCTTCGCCTCCGGGCTGCTGCTGGCCCTGCCGCTGGTGGCGGCACTGCTGACCATCAACCTGGCGATGGGCATCCTCAACCGCGCCTCGCCGCAGCTGACCGTGTTCTCGATCGGCTTCCCGCTGACCATGCTGGTGGGCCTGGTGCTGCTGATGGTGCTGATGAACGACCTGGGGCGCTTCCTCGAGATGCTGTTCGGCGACGCCCTGCTGTTCCTGCGCCAGCTGGTGGCGAGTCTGGTGCTGGCGAACTGA
- the flgL gene encoding flagellar hook-associated protein FlgL: MRISTTTMYEQSLSALNRQQGEFLKTGLQLSSGRRVVNPSDDPQAASLAVGVEQAKAVDEQYANARVSARNSLSQEESVLSSTADFIVRARTLLVQAGNGTLGDADRNAIAQELNGIYQGLVGQANSRDGNGRYLFGGHQDGTPPFVQDADGRVSYVGDEGVKAQHVDSARMMPSTDNGRAIFASAEDADLFGALKDMIDVLSTPVQDDAGRASLQTTLAKAGAALDKGFDNVLSVRSTVGARLNELDVLDVVGSNRMLNYEQVLSDRLDLDYNKAISEYTLRQVGLQAAQKAFVDVQKLSLFQQI; encoded by the coding sequence ATGCGCATCAGCACCACCACCATGTACGAGCAGAGCCTCTCTGCGCTCAACCGCCAGCAGGGCGAGTTCCTCAAGACCGGCCTGCAGCTGTCCAGCGGCCGCCGTGTGGTCAACCCCTCCGACGATCCGCAGGCCGCCTCGCTGGCGGTGGGCGTCGAGCAGGCCAAGGCGGTCGACGAGCAGTACGCCAACGCCCGGGTCAGCGCGCGCAACAGCCTGTCCCAGGAGGAGAGCGTGCTCAGCAGCACCGCCGACTTCATCGTCCGTGCGCGCACCCTGCTGGTCCAGGCCGGCAACGGCACCCTCGGCGATGCCGACCGCAACGCCATCGCCCAGGAACTCAACGGCATCTACCAGGGGCTGGTCGGCCAGGCCAACTCCCGGGACGGCAACGGTCGCTACCTGTTCGGCGGCCATCAGGACGGCACTCCGCCGTTCGTGCAGGATGCCGACGGGCGGGTCAGCTACGTCGGCGACGAGGGCGTCAAGGCCCAGCACGTCGACTCGGCACGGATGATGCCCAGCACCGACAACGGCCGCGCGATCTTCGCCAGCGCCGAGGATGCCGACCTGTTCGGTGCGCTCAAGGACATGATCGACGTACTGTCCACCCCGGTGCAGGACGACGCCGGCCGCGCCAGCCTGCAGACGACCCTGGCCAAGGCCGGCGCCGCGCTGGACAAGGGTTTCGACAACGTGCTGTCGGTGCGCTCCACGGTGGGCGCCCGCCTCAACGAGCTGGACGTGCTCGACGTGGTCGGCAGCAACCGCATGCTCAACTACGAGCAGGTGCTCTCCGACCGTCTCGACCTCGACTACAACAAGGCGATTTCCGAGTACACCCTGCGCCAGGTCGGCCTGCAGGCAGCGCAGAAGGCCTTCGTCGACGTGCAGAAGCTGTCGCTGTTCCAGCAGATCTGA
- the flgK gene encoding flagellar hook-associated protein FlgK translates to MSIFSIGVSGLQTAQTVLATTSNNISNVYTPGYNRQLAQVGEHFAGGGVEVVNVERQFNQFVANQLNRSNGVAGALSSYHSQVSQIDTLLADREAGLAPLMSSFFSALEDVVASPADPAARQGVLGAAQTLTGQFRAFEGYLSDMQTSINGQLKDQVTQINNTAGQVANLNREIALARAKTGEVPNGLLNMRDQLVAELSQRIDARLTVQDGGSYNLTLGNGLSLVSGTNSFKLEAMRSSEDASRFVVGYRDPGGNLVEFPDTTFQDGELGGLMTFRRETLDRTQGQLGQLAVSLAVAFNQQHAQGVDLYGAAGGDFFTIGAPVSFSNTGNRGDAVLSASYDPAALGSLTASDYDVSWSTAGGYSVVRRDIGTAVEANFDSANGTLSFGGMSVQISGTPAEGDRFLIQPTRAAAARLGNNLTDPARIAAGQPAGGSGSGDNRNALQLQALQTRSVVGGQATLSQGYAAIVSDIGNRTSIAAANLDAQQGLSEQLSALQQADSGVNLDEEAANLIRYQQYYQANAKVIEIGATVLDTLLGIRA, encoded by the coding sequence ATGAGCATCTTTTCCATCGGCGTCAGCGGCCTGCAGACCGCGCAGACGGTGCTGGCCACCACCAGCAACAACATCAGCAACGTCTACACCCCGGGCTACAACCGCCAGCTGGCCCAGGTCGGCGAGCACTTCGCCGGAGGCGGCGTCGAGGTGGTGAACGTCGAGCGCCAGTTCAACCAGTTCGTCGCCAACCAGCTCAACCGCAGCAACGGCGTGGCCGGTGCGCTGAGCAGCTACCACTCGCAGGTCAGCCAGATCGACACCCTGCTGGCCGACCGCGAGGCCGGCCTGGCGCCGCTGATGAGCAGCTTCTTCTCCGCCCTGGAGGACGTGGTGGCCTCGCCGGCCGATCCGGCCGCCCGTCAGGGCGTGCTGGGCGCCGCGCAGACCCTGACCGGGCAGTTCCGCGCGTTCGAGGGCTACCTGAGCGACATGCAGACCAGCATCAACGGCCAGCTCAAGGACCAGGTCACCCAGATCAACAACACCGCCGGCCAGGTCGCCAACCTCAACCGCGAGATCGCCCTGGCCAGGGCCAAGACCGGCGAGGTGCCCAACGGCCTGCTCAACATGCGCGACCAACTGGTCGCCGAGCTGAGCCAGCGCATCGACGCCCGGCTGACCGTCCAGGATGGCGGCAGCTACAACCTGACCCTCGGCAACGGCCTGAGCCTGGTCAGCGGCACCAACAGCTTCAAGCTCGAGGCCATGCGCTCCTCCGAGGATGCCAGCCGCTTCGTGGTCGGCTACCGCGACCCGGGCGGCAACCTGGTGGAGTTTCCCGACACCACCTTCCAGGACGGCGAGCTGGGCGGCCTGATGACCTTCCGCCGCGAGACCCTCGACCGCACCCAGGGCCAGCTCGGCCAGCTGGCGGTATCCCTGGCGGTGGCCTTCAACCAGCAGCATGCCCAGGGCGTCGATCTCTACGGCGCGGCCGGCGGCGACTTCTTCACCATCGGTGCGCCGGTCAGCTTCAGCAACACCGGCAACCGCGGCGACGCCGTGCTCAGCGCCAGCTACGATCCGGCCGCGCTGGGCAGCCTCACCGCCAGCGACTACGACGTCAGCTGGAGCACGGCCGGCGGCTACAGCGTGGTGCGCCGCGACATCGGCACGGCGGTCGAGGCCAACTTCGACAGCGCCAACGGCACCCTGAGCTTCGGCGGCATGAGCGTGCAGATCAGCGGCACTCCGGCCGAGGGCGACCGCTTCCTGATCCAGCCGACCCGCGCCGCGGCGGCGCGCCTGGGCAACAACCTGACCGATCCGGCGCGCATCGCCGCCGGCCAGCCGGCAGGCGGCAGCGGCTCCGGCGACAACCGCAACGCCCTGCAGCTGCAGGCGCTGCAGACGCGCAGCGTGGTGGGCGGCCAGGCCACCCTGAGCCAGGGCTACGCGGCCATCGTCAGCGACATCGGCAACCGCACCAGCATCGCTGCGGCCAACCTCGACGCCCAGCAGGGCCTCAGCGAGCAGCTCAGCGCCCTGCAGCAGGCCGACTCGGGGGTCAACCTCGACGAGGAGGCCGCCAACCTGATCCGCTACCAGCAGTACTACCAGGCCAACGCCAAGGTCATCGAGATCGGCGCGACCGTTCTCGACACCCTGCTCGGCATCCGGGCCTGA
- the flgJ gene encoding flagellar assembly peptidoglycan hydrolase FlgJ, whose product MSVNDLSGQFALDLQGLQRLKQSARQDPAAGLGEASRQFEAVLLQMMLKSMREAGPQSGLLDSQQSRLYTEMLDQQWAQTLAGQGLGLAEQIEGQLRSQAGIAAPAHDAGLIAGIPRGTPRPLYGALQLEPAAAAPAGTAAAERPLARLETVSRPSPVAQRSLAAAEIGQPEQARGEGGGHVATFVARLHEPARAASRASGVPAELILAQAALETGWGRHEIATASGGNSHNLFGIKAGGNWQGPTTEVRTTEYVDGRPVSRIERFRVYESFEAAFTDYARLIGDNPRYAGVVEAPDAAQAARALQRGGYATDPAYADKLIAVMATIAPFDPARQVAQL is encoded by the coding sequence ATGAGCGTCAACGATCTGAGCGGCCAGTTCGCCCTCGACCTGCAGGGCCTGCAGCGCCTCAAGCAGAGCGCCCGCCAGGACCCGGCCGCGGGCCTCGGCGAGGCCAGCCGCCAGTTCGAGGCGGTGCTCCTGCAGATGATGCTGAAGAGCATGCGCGAGGCCGGCCCGCAGTCCGGTCTGCTCGACAGCCAGCAGAGCCGCCTGTACACGGAAATGCTCGACCAGCAGTGGGCGCAGACCCTCGCCGGCCAGGGTCTCGGCCTGGCCGAGCAGATCGAAGGCCAGCTGCGCAGCCAGGCGGGCATCGCCGCACCGGCGCACGATGCCGGACTGATCGCCGGCATACCCCGCGGCACGCCGCGGCCGCTGTACGGTGCGCTGCAGCTGGAGCCGGCCGCCGCCGCGCCGGCGGGGACGGCGGCGGCCGAGCGGCCGCTGGCGCGGCTCGAAACCGTCTCCCGCCCGTCGCCGGTGGCGCAGCGCAGTCTCGCGGCTGCCGAGATCGGGCAGCCGGAACAGGCCCGCGGCGAAGGCGGCGGGCATGTCGCGACCTTCGTCGCCCGCCTGCACGAGCCGGCACGCGCGGCCAGCCGCGCCAGTGGCGTGCCGGCCGAGCTGATCCTCGCCCAGGCGGCGCTGGAGACCGGCTGGGGTCGCCACGAGATCGCCACGGCCAGCGGCGGCAACAGCCACAACCTGTTCGGCATCAAGGCCGGCGGCAACTGGCAGGGGCCGACCACCGAAGTGCGTACCACCGAGTACGTCGACGGCCGGCCGGTGAGCCGCATCGAGCGTTTCCGCGTCTACGAGTCCTTCGAGGCGGCCTTCACCGACTACGCCCGGCTGATCGGCGACAACCCGCGTTACGCCGGGGTGGTCGAGGCGCCCGACGCGGCCCAGGCGGCGCGTGCACTGCAGCGTGGCGGCTACGCCACCGACCCGGCCTACGCCGACAAGCTGATCGCGGTGATGGCGACCATCGCACCCTTCGATCCGGCCCGCCAGGTGGCGCAGCTCTGA
- a CDS encoding flagellar basal body P-ring protein FlgI has product MRLNIPLPARLLMLLLVLCAAGSARAERLRDLAEFSGVRSNALVGYGLVVGLDGSGDQTMQAPFTGQSLTNMLSQLGITVPPGTNMQLRNIAAVMVTADLPAFARPGQHLDVVVSSVGNARSLRGGTLLMTPLKGIDGEVYALAQGNLLVGGAGAESGGSSVQINQQAGGRIARGATVERQVPLQLGNERGLLELQLKQPDFGTAQRLVSTINASFGRTVASAQDAGLILLDAPRDPNGRVNFMARLEGLDILPVEAPARVIINSRSGAVVLNGSVTLHNAAVAHGNLSVVIENQPRVSQPAPFSEGETVVVPDSKITVEQQGTGLRMVAPSTNLLDVVKALNALGATPQDLMSILEALKAAGALRAELEII; this is encoded by the coding sequence ATGCGACTGAATATCCCGCTTCCCGCCCGCCTGCTGATGCTGCTGCTCGTGCTCTGCGCCGCCGGCAGCGCCCGCGCCGAGCGGCTGCGCGACCTGGCCGAATTCTCCGGGGTGCGCAGCAACGCCCTGGTCGGCTACGGCCTGGTGGTGGGCCTGGACGGCTCGGGCGACCAGACCATGCAGGCGCCGTTCACCGGACAGAGCCTGACCAACATGCTGTCGCAGCTGGGCATCACCGTGCCGCCGGGCACCAACATGCAGCTGCGCAACATCGCTGCGGTGATGGTCACCGCCGACCTGCCGGCCTTCGCCCGGCCCGGCCAGCACCTCGACGTGGTGGTGTCCTCGGTGGGCAATGCGCGCAGCCTGCGCGGCGGCACCCTGCTGATGACCCCGCTCAAGGGCATCGACGGCGAGGTCTACGCCCTGGCCCAGGGCAACCTGCTGGTCGGCGGCGCCGGTGCCGAATCCGGCGGCAGCAGCGTGCAGATCAACCAGCAGGCCGGCGGACGGATCGCCCGCGGCGCCACCGTCGAACGCCAGGTACCGCTGCAGCTGGGCAACGAGCGCGGCCTGCTCGAGCTGCAGCTCAAGCAGCCCGACTTCGGCACCGCCCAGCGCCTGGTCAGCACCATCAACGCCAGCTTCGGGCGCACCGTGGCCAGCGCGCAGGATGCCGGACTGATCCTCCTCGACGCTCCGCGCGACCCCAACGGCCGGGTCAACTTCATGGCCCGTCTGGAGGGCCTCGACATCCTGCCGGTCGAGGCGCCGGCCAGGGTCATCATCAACTCGCGCAGCGGCGCCGTGGTGCTCAACGGCAGCGTCACCCTGCACAACGCCGCGGTGGCTCACGGCAACCTGTCGGTGGTGATCGAGAACCAGCCCAGGGTCAGTCAGCCGGCGCCGTTCAGCGAAGGCGAGACCGTGGTGGTGCCGGACTCGAAGATCACCGTCGAGCAGCAGGGCACCGGGCTGCGCATGGTGGCGCCGAGCACCAACCTGCTCGATGTGGTCAAGGCGCTGAATGCCCTGGGCGCCACTCCGCAGGACCTGATGTCGATTCTCGAGGCGCTCAAGGCGGCCGGTGCGCTGCGCGCCGAACTGGAGATCATCTGA